One Dictyoglomus thermophilum H-6-12 DNA window includes the following coding sequences:
- a CDS encoding chloride channel protein, whose translation MKKKLYEEIVLFYGAIKWVILSTIIGIIVGIGVTVFLKLLHASINLTSKFEYYYILLPFALFITALIIEKIAPEAKGHGTEKVIESIHKRNGKINPLVVPIKLIGTIITLSAGGSAGKEGPSAQIGAGLASIFADIFKLDDRNRKKLVICGISAGFASVFGTPIAGAIFGIEVLIVGNMFYEALLPSFIAGIVSFQVSSKLGISYSYHPLSFNYSFNELHFAEAIIAGIFLGLVSIIFIETLNFFEDIYKKLKIWNPVKGLIGGSILVLLTLIFSKNFLGLGIDTIERALNGERIAWYFFLVKIIFTIITLSFGGSGGIITPIFFIGSTAGNFLANFLHFDRATLSAIGMINLLASVTNTPIASSIMFIELFGKNNAYYAIISCIIAFIINGERSVYPSQVIQIRKRRLAGNHSLLKKLLKTRKQS comes from the coding sequence GGGGTAACCGTCTTTCTAAAGCTTCTACATGCAAGTATAAACCTTACAAGTAAATTTGAATACTATTATATTCTTCTACCCTTTGCTTTATTTATAACAGCTCTTATTATTGAGAAAATTGCTCCTGAAGCTAAAGGACACGGTACGGAAAAAGTGATAGAATCCATACATAAAAGAAACGGAAAAATAAATCCTTTAGTGGTCCCCATAAAACTCATTGGAACTATTATAACCCTTTCAGCAGGAGGTTCTGCGGGAAAGGAGGGACCAAGTGCTCAAATAGGAGCAGGACTTGCATCTATTTTTGCAGATATTTTTAAACTTGACGATAGGAATAGAAAAAAACTCGTAATATGCGGAATAAGTGCTGGATTTGCATCGGTATTTGGTACCCCAATTGCAGGAGCTATTTTTGGTATCGAAGTTTTAATTGTAGGTAATATGTTCTATGAGGCCTTACTTCCTTCTTTTATAGCAGGAATAGTTTCATTCCAGGTTTCATCTAAATTAGGAATAAGCTATTCCTATCATCCTTTAAGCTTTAACTATTCTTTTAATGAATTGCACTTTGCTGAGGCTATCATTGCAGGTATATTTTTAGGGCTTGTCTCCATAATATTTATTGAGACTCTAAATTTCTTCGAAGATATATATAAAAAATTAAAAATATGGAACCCAGTCAAAGGACTCATAGGAGGAAGTATACTCGTACTTTTAACCCTCATTTTTTCTAAAAATTTTCTAGGACTCGGCATAGACACTATAGAACGTGCCCTTAATGGAGAAAGGATTGCATGGTACTTCTTCCTTGTGAAGATTATTTTTACAATTATTACGCTAAGTTTTGGAGGAAGCGGAGGAATAATAACTCCAATTTTCTTTATTGGATCAACTGCAGGAAACTTTCTTGCTAACTTCTTACATTTTGATAGAGCAACCTTATCAGCAATAGGCATGATAAACCTTCTCGCAAGTGTCACAAATACTCCTATTGCTTCAAGTATTATGTTTATAGAACTTTTTGGGAAAAACAATGCCTATTATGCAATCATCTCTTGTATTATTGCCTTTATAATAAATGGAGAACGAAGCGTATATCCCTCTCAAGTAATACAAATAAGAAAACGTAGACTTGCAGGAAACCATAGTCTACTAAAGAAGTTATTAAAAACAAGAAAACAATCTTAA